The Ornithorhynchus anatinus isolate Pmale09 chromosome 11, mOrnAna1.pri.v4, whole genome shotgun sequence genomic interval GCAGAAAGCCAGCTGTCCGGCTCCCTCTCCGGGAAGGCGGGACTCCCGCGGGCGGCTCCCGATGGACCGAGCGGCCCCGGGCGGGCCGCCCCCCGGACGCGGAgccccccggcctcggcccccggcccgtccGGGCCCGGCCAGGATCGGCCCGCCGGGAAGCCGGCCGCCCTGAGGCCTCTCCCCTCCGCCGGGCCGGGCGGTCCCGGGGCTCGCATCTCGGCGGCCCCCTCTCCCCGTTTCGCCTTCGCGGGCCGGCGCCCGGAGGCCCCGTCCCCCGGGACCGACCATCGCGGGGACCCTGGCGTCGGGCTGaccggagggcgggggagggcccCGCCCCGAGACGAGGAGCCCTCATCGAGCCCCAAAAAGGCTCGGACGGCGGAGCCAGCGGGAGCCTGCGGCCTGGGCCGGACCCCTCCCCCCGGCGGCCGGGccttcggggggccggggggccctcccgccccccagctgAGCGGACGCGGGGCCCGGCCCTTCCGGGCGGCTCCCGGGCAGGCGCCTCCATCTCTGAGCCCCCGGGAGGGGTCCTGGGCCAGACCGCGGGGCCCGGGCACCGCCAGCTCCACTCCGCGCCGGGCCCTCTCGGGGCAACCTGCCGCGTCGACCTCTCATCCCGCCCCTTCGGCATCTCCCGCCGGCCCCCCGTGTGGCCCCCGTcgcccgccggccgcccccggggccctgcAGTCCCCGGTGGTCACCACCCACCTGGTCCAGCTGGTCACCGCTGCCAACCGGGGGCCGGcccactccccggcccgggccccgccgccgccccgccgcttccccggcCCTGCCGGGCTCCTCCCTCAGCAGGTGAGTGGGGCCGGGGATTTGTGGACCCCCTCGAGGCAGGGGGGTCTGAGTTGCTCCCTGAGTTGGCGGCTAATAACAGTCATCGTaatcgataataattatggcattaaactcttacagtgtgccgggcactgtacaaagcgctggggtggctacagacaAATCGTAAATGcaagtaaatggtatttaagtgcttactgtgtgccaagcattgttctaagctgctggggtagagccaagataatcaggttggacacagtccctgtcccacgtggggctcgcagtctcgatcgccattttacagatgaggccactgaagcacagagaagtaacttgtgacctcacctgtaaaatggggattaactgtgagcctc includes:
- the HROB gene encoding homologous recombination OB-fold protein — protein: MTCSLQKLFAVEEEFEDEDFLLAVEDAESQLSGSLSGKAGLPRAAPDGPSGPGRAAPRTRSPPASAPGPSGPGQDRPAGKPAALRPLPSAGPGGPGARISAAPSPRFAFAGRRPEAPSPGTDHRGDPGVGLTGGRGRAPPRDEEPSSSPKKARTAEPAGACGLGRTPPPGGRAFGGPGGPPAPQLSGRGARPFRAAPGQAPPSLSPREGSWARPRGPGTASSTPRRALSGQPAASTSHPAPSASPAGPPCGPRRPPAAPGALQSPVVTTHLVQLVTAANRGPAHSPARAPPPPRRFPGPAGLLPQQRAGRNLEEIAVQSPHLPAHGALAKLRTEDIPASQSVPGEDFGHGPWQTMKAELGLDERDPSCFLRAFSIVMVLRKAALKQLPGNKVPRMAVMIKSLTRCSGDAGAVFGDPTGEMQGTVHRLLLEERDTQLKAGAVLLLRQIGVFSPSHRNHYLNVTPSNLVRIFSLEPGAGPLPRLFPRRSPWSGEPIERLGPDPPRTGPWPPQNLPEPDELDGLLEALPDDFFSAAEAPSEAGT